Proteins encoded within one genomic window of Amorphoplanes friuliensis DSM 7358:
- a CDS encoding Hsp70 family protein gives MSIDQGRHSLGVDFGTSNTVAVARWPDGRARPILVDGSPLLPSAVYAEPNGHLAVGRDAVHNARRDPARFEPNPKRRIDDGLVLLGEEEFAVVDLIAAVLVRVADEWHRAVGPVRPELTLTCPATWGAARRSLLAEAAAIAGLERARLVAEPVAAATYFAEVLGRDVPIGSVVVVHDFGAGTFDASVVARTAEGFEVLAVDGRDDLGGLDVDAAIVDHLGKQVAERDAAVWQRLSEPETVEDRRAKQQLWEDVRIAKERLSRIQSADVVVPLLDLELHVTRDELEDLARPLLEQTVQVTRDLLRWADLPEGRLAGVFLVGGASRIPLVATLLHRELGEAPVAIEQPELVVAEGSILADAALLATEPAAPGPTAEMRLVSRNNPLPPRGVTIDDMETVPSSRTALRPPDPNLPPPAVDPWPDAQQHWTPDPDQTVASEPSWDVRSLHNTPVPEPGTSPSGGFTPGKASTKTTGTVTSRPVSPPTRPVSGAARPASGAARPASGAARPVSGAARPVSGARPGSTARWAPAPAPASDARPAARPKRRPSRLLRFLQILLSILFLIAAPLIALVAAYSVSAQVPMDSAAQFLLDDLSRLLG, from the coding sequence ATGTCCATCGACCAGGGTCGGCACTCTCTCGGCGTCGACTTCGGCACCTCGAACACCGTCGCGGTGGCCCGCTGGCCCGACGGGCGGGCGCGGCCGATCCTCGTCGACGGCTCCCCGCTGCTGCCCTCGGCCGTGTATGCCGAGCCCAACGGCCATCTCGCCGTGGGCCGCGACGCCGTGCACAACGCCCGGCGGGACCCCGCGCGGTTCGAGCCGAACCCCAAGCGCCGCATCGACGACGGCCTCGTGCTGCTCGGCGAGGAGGAGTTCGCGGTGGTCGACCTGATCGCCGCGGTCCTGGTCCGGGTGGCCGACGAGTGGCACCGCGCGGTCGGCCCGGTCCGCCCCGAGCTGACCCTGACCTGCCCGGCCACCTGGGGTGCGGCCCGCCGCAGCCTGCTCGCCGAGGCCGCTGCCATCGCCGGTCTCGAACGCGCCCGCCTGGTCGCCGAGCCGGTCGCCGCCGCCACCTACTTCGCCGAGGTGCTCGGCCGCGACGTACCCATCGGCTCGGTCGTCGTGGTGCACGACTTCGGCGCAGGCACCTTCGACGCGAGCGTCGTCGCGCGTACGGCCGAGGGTTTCGAGGTGCTCGCCGTCGACGGCCGTGACGACCTCGGTGGCCTCGACGTGGACGCGGCGATCGTCGACCATCTCGGCAAACAGGTCGCCGAGCGGGACGCGGCGGTGTGGCAGCGCCTCTCGGAGCCGGAGACGGTCGAGGATAGGCGCGCCAAGCAGCAGCTGTGGGAAGACGTCCGGATCGCGAAGGAACGCCTCTCCCGCATCCAGTCGGCGGACGTGGTGGTGCCGCTGCTCGACCTCGAACTCCACGTGACCCGCGACGAGCTCGAGGACCTGGCCCGGCCCCTGCTGGAGCAGACCGTGCAGGTCACCCGCGATCTGCTGCGCTGGGCCGACCTGCCCGAGGGCCGGCTGGCCGGTGTTTTCCTGGTCGGTGGTGCGAGCCGGATCCCGCTGGTGGCGACGCTGCTCCACCGCGAGCTGGGCGAGGCCCCGGTGGCGATCGAGCAGCCCGAGCTGGTGGTGGCCGAGGGCAGCATCCTGGCCGACGCCGCGCTGCTGGCGACCGAACCGGCCGCGCCCGGGCCGACCGCCGAGATGCGCCTGGTGTCGCGCAACAACCCGCTGCCGCCGCGGGGAGTCACGATCGACGACATGGAGACGGTCCCGTCGTCCCGCACGGCGTTGCGGCCGCCGGACCCGAACCTGCCGCCGCCGGCTGTCGACCCCTGGCCGGACGCGCAGCAGCACTGGACGCCCGACCCGGACCAGACGGTCGCGTCCGAGCCGTCGTGGGATGTCCGGTCCCTGCACAACACACCTGTGCCGGAGCCGGGAACGTCTCCGTCCGGCGGTTTCACCCCCGGAAAGGCCTCAACCAAAACCACGGGCACGGTGACGTCGCGACCCGTCTCACCGCCGACGCGGCCCGTGTCCGGAGCAGCGCGGCCTGCTTCCGGGGCTGCGCGGCCTGCTTCCGGGGCTGCACGGCCTGTTTCGGGGGCGGCGCGGCCTGTTTCCGGGGCCCGGCCCGGCTCGACCGCTCGCTGGGCGCCGGCGCCCGCGCCTGCGTCCGATGCGCGCCCGGCCGCCCGGCCCAAGCGCCGTCCCAGCCGGCTGCTGCGCTTCCTCCAGATCCTGCTGAGCATCCTGTTCCTGATCGCCGCGCCGCTCATCGCCCTGGTCGCGGCCTACAGCGTGAGCGCCCAGGTCCCGATGGATTCCGCCGCACAATTCCTCCTGGACGACCTCAGCCGCCTTCTAGGGTGA